One Mycolicibacterium pulveris genomic region harbors:
- the fadD32 gene encoding long-chain-fatty-acid--AMP ligase FadD32 produces MAFHNPFIKDGLIKFPDNGSLVKHVERWAKVRGDKLAYRFLDFSVERDGVARDLHWADFGARNRAVGARLQQVTQPGDRVAILCPQNLEYLVAFFGTLYSGRIAVPLFDPNEPGHVGRLHAVLDDCEPSAILTTTEAAEGVRKFFRTRPANQRPRVIAVDAVPDEVGATWEVTPVDEHTIAYLQYTSGSTRIPTGVQITHLNLATNVVQVIEALEGEEGDRGVSWLPFFHDMGLITVLLSPMIGHYVTFMTPAAFVRRPGRWIRELARKEGDTGGTISVAPNFAFDHAAARGVPKEGEPPLDLSNVKCILNGSEPISAATVRRFNEAFGPFGFQPKAIKPSYGLAEATLFVSTTPMDAEPTITHVDRDELNNHRFVEVPADSPKAVAQAGAGKIGLAEWAVIVDNDTATELPDGQIGEVWISGQNMGTGYWGKPEETVATFQNILKSRTNPSHAEGAPDDATWVRTGDLGAYYNGELYITGRTKDLVIIDGRNHYPQDLEYSAQEATKALRTGFVAAFSVPANQLPDEVFENAHSGLKRDPDDTSEQLVIVGERAPGAHKLDMGPIADDIRAAIAVRHGVTVRDVLLTAAGAIPRTSSGKIGRRACRAAYLDGSLRSGKIPNAFPDETD; encoded by the coding sequence ATGGCCTTCCACAACCCGTTCATCAAAGACGGACTGATCAAGTTTCCGGACAACGGCAGCTTGGTCAAGCACGTCGAACGATGGGCGAAGGTGCGTGGGGACAAGCTCGCCTACCGGTTCCTGGACTTCTCCGTCGAGCGCGACGGTGTCGCGCGCGATCTGCACTGGGCCGACTTCGGCGCCCGTAACCGCGCCGTCGGCGCGCGACTCCAGCAGGTCACCCAGCCCGGTGACCGGGTCGCGATTCTGTGCCCGCAGAATCTGGAATATCTCGTCGCGTTCTTCGGCACGCTGTACTCGGGCCGCATCGCCGTGCCGCTGTTCGACCCGAACGAGCCGGGTCACGTGGGCCGCCTGCACGCCGTGCTCGACGACTGCGAGCCGTCGGCGATCCTGACCACCACCGAGGCCGCCGAGGGGGTACGTAAGTTCTTCCGCACCCGGCCCGCCAACCAACGTCCGCGCGTCATCGCCGTCGACGCGGTGCCCGACGAGGTCGGCGCCACCTGGGAGGTCACCCCCGTCGACGAGCACACGATCGCCTACCTGCAGTACACCTCGGGCTCGACACGCATCCCGACCGGGGTGCAGATCACCCACCTGAACCTGGCCACCAACGTGGTTCAGGTGATCGAGGCGCTGGAAGGTGAGGAGGGCGACCGCGGCGTCTCCTGGCTGCCGTTCTTCCACGACATGGGGCTGATCACCGTGCTGCTGTCGCCGATGATCGGCCACTACGTCACGTTCATGACGCCGGCCGCGTTCGTGCGCCGCCCCGGCCGCTGGATCCGCGAACTCGCCCGCAAGGAGGGCGACACCGGCGGCACCATCTCGGTGGCGCCGAACTTCGCGTTCGACCACGCCGCGGCCCGCGGGGTGCCGAAAGAGGGCGAGCCGCCGCTGGACCTGTCCAACGTCAAGTGCATCCTCAACGGCAGCGAGCCGATCTCGGCCGCCACCGTGCGGCGGTTCAACGAGGCGTTCGGCCCGTTCGGGTTCCAGCCCAAGGCGATCAAGCCCTCCTACGGCCTGGCCGAGGCGACCCTGTTCGTGTCAACCACGCCGATGGACGCCGAACCGACCATCACCCATGTCGACCGCGACGAGCTGAACAACCACCGCTTCGTCGAGGTGCCCGCGGACTCGCCGAAGGCCGTGGCACAGGCCGGCGCGGGCAAGATCGGCCTGGCCGAATGGGCTGTCATCGTCGACAACGACACCGCCACCGAACTTCCCGACGGTCAGATCGGCGAGGTGTGGATCAGCGGCCAGAACATGGGCACCGGGTATTGGGGCAAGCCCGAGGAGACGGTGGCCACGTTCCAGAACATCCTGAAGTCGCGCACCAACCCGTCGCATGCCGAAGGGGCCCCCGACGACGCCACCTGGGTGCGCACCGGCGACCTCGGTGCCTACTACAACGGTGAGCTCTACATCACCGGGCGCACAAAGGATCTGGTGATCATCGACGGGCGCAACCACTACCCGCAGGACCTCGAGTACTCGGCGCAGGAAGCGACCAAGGCGCTGCGCACCGGGTTCGTCGCCGCGTTCTCGGTGCCGGCGAACCAGCTGCCCGACGAGGTGTTCGAGAACGCCCACTCCGGTCTCAAGCGCGACCCCGACGACACCTCGGAGCAGTTGGTGATCGTCGGCGAGCGCGCCCCGGGTGCGCACAAGCTCGACATGGGCCCGATCGCCGACGACATCCGCGCCGCGATCGCCGTGCGCCACGGTGTCACGGTGCGCGACGTGCTGCTGACGGCGGCGGGCGCCATTCCGCGCACCTCCAGCGGCAAGATCGGCAGGCGCGCCTGCCGCGCCGCCTATCTGGACGGCAGCCTGCGCAGCGGCAAGATCCCCAACGCCTTCCCCGACGAAACCGACTGA
- the pks13 gene encoding polyketide synthase Pks13 (Pks13 is a key enzyme in mycolic acid biosynthesis.), protein MADTQDDSQQPEMPSGDDIQLAPEKPLNAPKTDMTVAEMRTWLRNWIANATGQSPDAINDSTPMVELGLSSRDAVAMASDIEDLTGVTLTATVAFRHPTIESLATVIIEGEPEPAEGSDDEDWTRDVDEDVANIAIVGIATRFPGDMNTPEETWQALLEGRDAITDLPEGRWEEFLGEPRIAERVAKARTRGGYLSDIKGFDAEFFALSKMEADNIDPQQRMALELTWEALEHARIPASSLRGANVGVYIGSSLNDYSFLAMSDPSVAHPYAITGTASSIIANRVSYFYDFRGPSVAVDTACSSSLVAAHQGVQALRSGEADVAIVGGVNALITPLVTVGFDEVGGVLAPDGRIKSFSADADGYARSEGGGMLVLKRLGDARRDGDDIIAVIAGSAVNHDGRSNGLLAPNPDAQAEVLRKAYKDAGINPRDVDYIEAHGTGTILGDPIEADALGRVVGRGRTADKPALLGAVKSNVGHLESAAGAASLAKMALALRNNKIPPSINYAGPNPYIDFDGVHLKVADTVTDWPRYSGRAITGVSGFGFGGANAHLVLREVLPSDLVEPEPKPEPEPEKPKPSEANAVYVGGVRMDEYGEFIDDDDDDALDRPAQAADDEPELPGLTDEALRLLAVAREELESGEQPTPIVPLAVSGFLTSRKKATAAELADWIDSPEGRASSLESIGRALSRRNHGRSRAVVLARDHDEAVKGLRAVAEGKQNPNVYSADGPVTNGPVWVLAGFGAQHRKMAKSLYLRNDVFAEWINKVDAYVQDERGYSIVELILDDSQDYGIETTQITIFAIQIALGELLKHHGAKPAAVVGQSLGEAAAAYFAGGLSLEDATRTICSRSHLMGEGEAMLFGEWIRLMALVEYSAEEIETVFADFSDLEVCVYAAPTQTVIGGPPEQVDAIIARAESEGKFARKFQTKGASHTSQMDPLLGELAAELVGIQPHPIQIGYFSTVHEGKYFRPGEVLHDVDYWKKGLRHSVYFTHGIRNAVDNGHTTFLELAPNPVALMQVGLTTAAAGLHDAQLIATLARKQDEVDSMVAAMAQLYVHGHDLDIWTLFPRRSTGAEYANIPPTRFRRKPHWLEARFTGDSSMIMPGNHVAMPDGRHVWEFSPKGEADLAALVKAAAAQVLPDAKLVASEQRAVPGEGARLVTTLTRHPGGASVQVHARIDESFTLVYDAVVSRDGAVGALPVAVATGATVGAGQVLAEETASPDVAADAAPAILQDNLTAGAGLAAGFAKWSPDSGETIHDRLGAIVGGAMGYEPEDLPWEVPLIELGLDSLMAVRIKNRVEYDFDLPPIQLTAVRDANLYAVEKLIQYAIEHRDEVDQLAEHQKAQTAEEIAAEQAELMGGATTVAELEQVLAEKTGVASEVTSAGTATESDIPAPPTDPSGPNIPPPPTDPSGPAVPPPPTDPSGPQGDGPSQSAVAAATKVLTQEAVTEALGADVPPRDAAERVTFATWAIVTGKSPGGIFNELPAIDDATATKIAERLTERVDEGTITVDDVRAAKTIEELSTTVREYLEGGKVDGFVRTLRAPKEGSDRVPVFVFHAAGGSTVVYEPLLKRLPPDTPMYGIERVEGSIEERAREYVPKLLELNGDKPFMLAGWSLGGVLAYACAIGLKEAGADVRFVGLIDAVRPGEEIPQTKEETRARWDRYARFAERTFNVEIPEIPYEELEKLDDEGQVRFVLEAVRQSGVQIPGGIIEHQRTSYLDQRAIDTAEIRPYDGKVTLYMADRYHDDAIYFEPRYATRQPDGGWGEFVSDLEVVPIGGEHIQAIDEPYIAKVGAHMSEAISRIESEEKQAK, encoded by the coding sequence ATGGCTGATACACAAGACGACTCGCAGCAACCCGAGATGCCGTCCGGCGACGACATCCAACTCGCGCCCGAGAAGCCGCTGAACGCACCAAAAACCGACATGACGGTGGCCGAGATGCGCACCTGGCTGCGCAACTGGATCGCCAACGCCACCGGCCAGTCGCCGGACGCGATCAACGACTCCACCCCGATGGTGGAGCTGGGGTTGTCGTCGCGCGACGCGGTCGCGATGGCCAGCGACATCGAGGATCTCACCGGTGTCACGCTGACCGCGACGGTGGCGTTCCGGCATCCGACGATCGAGTCGTTGGCGACGGTGATCATCGAGGGCGAGCCCGAGCCGGCCGAGGGCTCCGACGACGAGGACTGGACCCGCGATGTCGACGAGGACGTCGCCAACATCGCCATCGTCGGCATCGCCACCCGGTTCCCCGGCGATATGAACACCCCGGAGGAGACGTGGCAGGCGCTGCTGGAGGGCCGCGACGCGATCACCGACCTGCCCGAGGGCCGCTGGGAGGAGTTCCTCGGCGAACCGCGCATCGCCGAACGCGTGGCCAAGGCGCGCACCCGCGGCGGCTACCTGTCCGACATCAAGGGCTTTGACGCCGAGTTCTTCGCGCTGTCGAAGATGGAGGCCGACAACATCGATCCGCAGCAGCGGATGGCGCTCGAATTGACCTGGGAGGCACTCGAACACGCCCGCATCCCGGCGTCGAGCCTGCGCGGGGCGAATGTCGGCGTCTACATTGGCAGCTCGCTGAACGACTACAGCTTCCTGGCGATGTCGGACCCGTCGGTCGCGCACCCGTACGCGATCACCGGCACGGCCAGCTCGATCATCGCCAACCGGGTGTCGTACTTCTACGACTTCCGCGGCCCGTCGGTGGCCGTCGACACGGCGTGCTCGAGCTCGCTGGTCGCCGCGCACCAGGGGGTGCAGGCGCTGCGCTCGGGCGAGGCCGACGTCGCGATCGTCGGCGGCGTGAACGCGTTGATCACGCCGCTGGTCACCGTCGGTTTCGACGAGGTCGGCGGGGTGCTGGCGCCGGACGGCCGGATCAAGTCGTTCTCCGCCGATGCCGACGGCTACGCCCGCTCCGAGGGCGGCGGCATGCTGGTGCTCAAGCGGCTCGGCGACGCGCGCCGCGACGGCGACGACATCATCGCCGTCATCGCGGGCAGCGCCGTCAACCACGACGGGCGGTCCAACGGCCTGCTCGCGCCGAACCCGGACGCCCAGGCCGAGGTGCTGCGCAAGGCGTACAAGGACGCGGGGATCAACCCGCGCGACGTCGACTACATCGAGGCGCACGGCACCGGCACCATCCTCGGCGACCCGATCGAGGCCGACGCGCTGGGACGTGTCGTCGGCCGGGGTCGCACCGCCGACAAGCCCGCACTGCTGGGCGCGGTGAAATCCAATGTGGGACACCTGGAGTCCGCCGCGGGCGCGGCCAGCCTGGCCAAGATGGCGCTGGCGTTGCGCAACAACAAGATTCCGCCGTCGATCAACTACGCCGGGCCCAACCCCTACATCGACTTCGACGGGGTGCACCTGAAGGTGGCCGACACCGTCACCGACTGGCCCCGCTACAGTGGGCGCGCCATCACCGGGGTGTCCGGGTTCGGCTTCGGCGGCGCCAACGCGCACCTGGTGCTGCGCGAGGTGCTGCCGTCCGATCTCGTTGAGCCCGAACCCAAGCCGGAACCCGAACCCGAGAAGCCGAAGCCGTCGGAGGCCAACGCCGTCTATGTGGGCGGGGTCCGGATGGACGAGTACGGAGAGTTCATCGATGATGACGACGATGACGCTCTGGACCGACCGGCGCAGGCCGCCGATGACGAGCCGGAACTGCCCGGGCTGACCGACGAGGCGCTGCGGTTGCTCGCGGTCGCGCGCGAAGAACTCGAGTCCGGCGAGCAGCCGACCCCGATTGTGCCACTGGCTGTCTCGGGCTTTTTGACCTCGCGGAAGAAGGCCACCGCCGCGGAACTGGCCGACTGGATCGACAGCCCGGAAGGACGCGCGTCGTCCCTGGAGTCGATCGGCCGCGCGCTGTCGCGGCGCAACCACGGCCGGTCGCGCGCGGTGGTGCTGGCCCGCGACCACGACGAGGCCGTCAAGGGGCTGCGCGCCGTGGCCGAGGGCAAGCAGAACCCCAACGTGTACAGCGCCGACGGGCCCGTCACCAACGGACCGGTCTGGGTGCTGGCCGGATTCGGTGCCCAGCACCGCAAGATGGCCAAGAGCCTGTACCTGCGCAACGACGTGTTCGCCGAGTGGATCAACAAGGTCGACGCCTACGTGCAGGACGAGCGTGGCTACTCGATCGTGGAGCTGATCCTCGACGATTCACAGGACTACGGCATCGAGACCACGCAGATCACCATCTTCGCGATCCAGATCGCGCTCGGCGAGTTGCTCAAGCATCACGGTGCGAAACCCGCTGCGGTGGTGGGCCAGTCGCTCGGTGAGGCCGCCGCGGCGTACTTCGCCGGCGGTCTCTCGCTCGAGGACGCCACCCGCACCATCTGCTCGCGCTCGCATCTGATGGGCGAGGGCGAGGCCATGCTGTTCGGCGAGTGGATCCGGTTGATGGCCCTGGTCGAGTACTCGGCGGAGGAGATCGAGACGGTGTTCGCCGATTTCTCCGACCTCGAGGTGTGCGTGTACGCCGCGCCCACCCAGACCGTGATCGGCGGTCCGCCCGAGCAGGTCGACGCGATCATCGCCCGCGCCGAGTCCGAGGGCAAGTTCGCCCGCAAGTTTCAGACCAAGGGCGCCAGCCACACCTCGCAGATGGATCCGCTGCTCGGTGAGTTGGCCGCCGAACTCGTCGGCATCCAGCCGCATCCGATCCAGATCGGTTACTTCTCGACGGTGCACGAGGGCAAGTACTTCCGGCCCGGCGAGGTGCTTCACGATGTGGACTACTGGAAGAAGGGGCTGCGGCACAGCGTCTACTTCACCCACGGCATCCGCAACGCCGTCGACAACGGCCACACCACGTTCCTCGAGCTCGCGCCGAACCCGGTCGCGCTCATGCAGGTCGGCCTCACGACGGCGGCGGCCGGTCTGCACGACGCCCAGCTGATCGCGACGCTGGCGCGCAAGCAGGACGAGGTCGACTCAATGGTCGCCGCGATGGCCCAGCTGTACGTGCACGGTCACGACCTGGACATCTGGACCCTGTTTCCCCGGCGGTCCACCGGGGCTGAGTACGCCAACATTCCGCCCACCCGGTTCCGGCGCAAGCCGCACTGGCTGGAGGCGCGGTTCACCGGCGACAGCTCGATGATCATGCCGGGCAACCACGTCGCGATGCCCGACGGACGCCACGTCTGGGAGTTCTCGCCCAAGGGCGAGGCGGATCTGGCGGCGCTGGTGAAAGCCGCTGCCGCGCAGGTTCTTCCGGACGCCAAACTGGTCGCGTCCGAACAGCGTGCGGTGCCCGGGGAGGGCGCCCGGCTGGTGACCACGCTGACCCGCCATCCCGGAGGGGCCAGCGTGCAGGTGCACGCGCGCATCGACGAGTCGTTCACGCTGGTGTACGACGCGGTGGTCAGCCGCGACGGCGCGGTCGGCGCGCTGCCGGTGGCGGTGGCCACGGGTGCGACTGTTGGTGCCGGCCAGGTCCTTGCGGAAGAGACTGCTTCACCCGACGTCGCCGCTGACGCGGCTCCGGCGATCCTGCAGGACAACCTGACCGCGGGCGCGGGACTGGCCGCCGGCTTCGCCAAGTGGTCGCCGGACTCCGGTGAGACCATCCACGACCGGCTGGGCGCGATCGTCGGCGGCGCCATGGGCTACGAGCCCGAGGACCTGCCCTGGGAGGTGCCGCTGATCGAGCTCGGGCTGGACTCGCTGATGGCCGTGCGGATCAAGAACCGCGTCGAGTACGACTTCGACCTGCCGCCGATCCAGCTGACCGCGGTGCGCGACGCCAACCTGTACGCGGTCGAGAAGCTGATCCAGTACGCGATCGAACACCGCGACGAGGTCGACCAGCTCGCCGAGCACCAGAAGGCCCAGACCGCCGAGGAGATCGCCGCCGAGCAGGCCGAGTTGATGGGCGGCGCGACGACCGTCGCCGAGCTCGAGCAGGTGCTGGCCGAGAAGACCGGCGTCGCCTCGGAGGTGACCAGCGCGGGCACGGCGACGGAATCGGATATCCCGGCGCCGCCAACCGATCCGAGCGGCCCGAACATCCCGCCGCCACCGACGGATCCGTCCGGTCCGGCGGTCCCGCCGCCGCCGACGGACCCCAGCGGACCCCAGGGTGACGGCCCGTCGCAGTCGGCCGTCGCGGCCGCCACCAAGGTGCTCACCCAGGAGGCGGTCACCGAAGCGCTGGGCGCCGACGTGCCGCCCCGCGACGCCGCCGAACGCGTCACGTTCGCGACGTGGGCGATCGTCACGGGCAAGTCGCCGGGCGGCATCTTCAACGAGCTGCCCGCCATCGACGACGCGACCGCGACCAAGATCGCCGAGCGGCTGACCGAACGCGTCGACGAAGGCACGATCACCGTCGACGACGTCCGCGCCGCCAAGACCATCGAGGAGCTGTCCACCACCGTCCGGGAGTACCTCGAGGGCGGCAAGGTCGACGGGTTCGTGCGGACCCTGCGCGCGCCGAAGGAGGGTTCGGACCGCGTCCCGGTGTTCGTGTTCCACGCCGCGGGCGGATCTACGGTGGTCTACGAGCCGCTGCTGAAGCGGCTGCCGCCGGACACCCCGATGTACGGCATAGAGCGGGTGGAGGGCTCGATCGAGGAACGCGCCCGCGAATACGTGCCGAAACTGTTGGAGCTCAACGGGGACAAACCGTTCATGCTGGCCGGCTGGTCGCTGGGCGGGGTGCTGGCTTACGCGTGTGCGATCGGGCTCAAGGAGGCCGGCGCCGACGTCCGCTTCGTCGGGCTGATCGACGCGGTGCGCCCGGGCGAGGAGATCCCGCAGACCAAGGAAGAGACCCGCGCCCGCTGGGATCGCTACGCCCGCTTCGCCGAGCGCACCTTCAACGTCGAGATCCCCGAGATCCCCTACGAGGAACTCGAGAAGCTCGACGACGAGGGCCAGGTGCGGTTCGTCCTGGAGGCGGTCAGGCAGAGCGGGGTGCAGATCCCCGGCGGCATCATCGAGCATCAGCGCACGTCGTACCTGGATCAGCGGGCCATCGACACCGCCGAGATCCGGCCCTACGACGGCAAGGTGACGCTGTACATGGCCGACCGCTACCACGACGACGCCATCTACTTCGAGCCGCGCTACGCGACCCGGCAGCCCGACGGCGGCTGGGGCGAGTTCGTTTCCGACCTGGAGGTCGTGCCCATCGGGGGCGAGCACATCCAGGCGATCGACGAGCCGTACATTGCGAAGGTCGGCGCACACATGAGCGAGGCGATCAGCCGCATCGAGTCTGAGGAGAAGCAGGCCAAGTGA
- a CDS encoding acyl-CoA carboxylase subunit beta encodes MTTESLPPPRTKTTAELLAELREKLEQAKEPAGEKAIAKRAKKGIPSARERIHALLDPGSFLEIGALCKTPGDPNALFGDGVVTGHGRINGRPVGVFSHDQTVFQGSVGEMFGRKVAKLMEWVAMVGCPIIGINDSAGARIQDAVTSLAWYAELGRRHELLRGLVPEISIILGKCAGGAVYSPIQTDLVVAVRDQGYMFVTGPDVIKDVTGEDVSLDELGGADAQARYGNIHQVVEDEAAAFQYVRDYLSFLPPNTFDDPPIVNPGLEPEITPHDYELDSIVPDSDNMAYDMHEILLRIFDDGDVFDVAEQQGPAIITAFARVDGRPVGVIANQPMHMSGAIDNEASDKAARFIRFCDSYNLPLVFVVDTPGFLPGVAQEKGGIIKRGGRFLNAVVEADVPKVTITIRKSYGGAYAVMGSKQLSADLNFAWPTARIAVIGAEGAAQLIMKRFPDPNTPEAQKIRADFIEGYNLNMATPWIAAERGFIDAVIQPHETRLLLRKSLNLLRDKQITRVQRKHGLTPI; translated from the coding sequence GTGACCACGGAATCTCTTCCACCCCCTCGCACCAAAACGACCGCCGAACTGCTGGCCGAGCTGCGCGAAAAGCTGGAGCAGGCCAAGGAACCCGCCGGGGAGAAGGCGATCGCCAAGCGGGCGAAGAAGGGCATTCCGAGCGCCCGCGAGCGCATCCACGCGCTGCTCGATCCCGGGAGCTTCCTCGAGATCGGCGCGCTGTGCAAGACGCCGGGCGATCCGAACGCGTTGTTCGGCGACGGCGTTGTGACGGGGCACGGCCGGATCAACGGCAGGCCGGTCGGGGTGTTCAGTCACGACCAGACGGTCTTTCAGGGTTCGGTCGGCGAGATGTTCGGCCGCAAGGTCGCCAAGCTGATGGAGTGGGTGGCGATGGTCGGCTGCCCGATCATCGGGATCAACGACTCGGCGGGGGCCCGCATCCAGGACGCGGTGACCTCGCTGGCGTGGTACGCCGAGCTGGGGCGTCGCCACGAGCTGCTGCGCGGTCTGGTTCCCGAGATCTCCATCATCCTCGGCAAATGTGCTGGGGGCGCCGTGTATTCGCCGATCCAGACCGACCTCGTGGTGGCGGTGCGCGATCAGGGCTACATGTTCGTCACCGGCCCGGACGTGATCAAGGACGTCACCGGCGAGGACGTGTCGCTCGATGAGCTCGGCGGGGCCGACGCGCAGGCCCGGTACGGCAACATCCACCAGGTGGTCGAGGACGAGGCCGCAGCGTTCCAGTACGTCCGCGACTACCTGAGCTTCCTGCCGCCCAACACCTTTGACGACCCACCGATCGTCAACCCCGGCCTGGAGCCCGAAATCACCCCGCACGACTACGAGCTCGACTCGATCGTGCCGGACAGCGACAACATGGCCTACGACATGCACGAGATCCTGCTGCGGATCTTCGACGACGGCGACGTGTTCGACGTCGCAGAGCAGCAGGGCCCGGCGATCATCACCGCGTTCGCCCGTGTCGACGGGCGCCCGGTCGGCGTGATCGCCAACCAGCCGATGCACATGTCCGGCGCGATCGACAACGAGGCGTCGGACAAGGCCGCACGGTTCATCCGGTTCTGCGACTCCTACAACCTGCCACTGGTTTTCGTGGTGGACACCCCCGGCTTTCTGCCCGGTGTCGCGCAGGAGAAGGGCGGCATCATCAAGCGCGGCGGCCGGTTCCTCAACGCCGTCGTCGAGGCCGACGTGCCGAAGGTGACGATCACGATCCGCAAGTCCTACGGCGGCGCGTATGCGGTGATGGGCTCCAAGCAGCTCTCCGCCGACCTGAACTTCGCGTGGCCGACCGCGCGCATCGCGGTGATCGGCGCCGAGGGTGCCGCGCAGCTGATCATGAAGCGGTTCCCGGACCCGAACACGCCGGAGGCGCAGAAGATTCGGGCCGACTTCATCGAGGGCTACAACCTCAACATGGCCACGCCGTGGATCGCGGCCGAGCGCGGGTTCATCGACGCGGTGATCCAGCCGCACGAGACCCGGCTGTTGCTGCGTAAGTCACTGAACCTGTTGCGCGACAAGCAGATCACGCGGGTGCAGCGCAAGCACGGCCTGACCCCGATCTAA
- a CDS encoding MBL fold metallo-hydrolase, whose product MDQLRLGAATLTRVIEWQVDDLPTKVFPHTPAGAWQEHADEFSPTFWTDTGWRIALQVWVIEVDGLTVLVDTGAGNGKSRPRMAALDNLQTDFLQTLSAAGFDPGDVDVVVNTHLHFDHVGWNTMRDGDAWVPTFPNARYLMPEADYRHFAPDGPAQTSTPRTEDEQSAQEHVRTVFADSVSPVENQIELWSDDHRLSESLWLRPAPGHTPGSSVVWLDAGKPAVFVGDLTHCPVQLARPGDPCAWDEDFEAAAATRRRILTEASRRRAAVVPAHYPGHGGATVVARGDAFMVDDWLGLPPI is encoded by the coding sequence GTGGATCAGCTACGGCTCGGCGCCGCGACGCTCACCCGCGTCATCGAGTGGCAGGTCGACGATCTTCCCACCAAGGTGTTCCCGCACACCCCCGCCGGGGCCTGGCAAGAACACGCCGACGAGTTCTCGCCGACGTTCTGGACCGACACCGGATGGCGCATCGCGCTGCAGGTGTGGGTGATCGAGGTCGACGGGCTGACGGTGCTCGTCGACACCGGCGCGGGCAACGGCAAGTCCCGGCCGCGGATGGCGGCGCTGGACAACCTGCAGACCGACTTCTTGCAGACGCTTTCGGCCGCGGGGTTCGACCCCGGCGACGTCGACGTGGTCGTCAACACCCATCTACACTTCGACCATGTCGGCTGGAACACGATGCGCGACGGCGATGCGTGGGTGCCGACGTTCCCGAACGCCCGGTACCTGATGCCGGAGGCCGACTATCGGCATTTCGCGCCGGACGGGCCGGCGCAGACGTCGACGCCGCGCACCGAGGACGAGCAGTCGGCACAGGAGCATGTCCGAACAGTGTTCGCGGACAGCGTTTCTCCCGTCGAGAACCAGATCGAGCTGTGGTCTGACGACCACCGGCTCAGCGAGTCGTTGTGGCTGCGCCCGGCGCCGGGCCATACCCCGGGATCGTCGGTGGTGTGGCTGGACGCCGGCAAGCCCGCGGTGTTCGTCGGAGACCTGACCCACTGCCCCGTCCAGCTCGCCCGGCCCGGCGATCCCTGCGCGTGGGACGAGGATTTCGAGGCGGCGGCAGCCACGCGCCGACGGATCCTCACCGAAGCGTCCCGGCGTCGCGCTGCGGTCGTTCCCGCGCACTACCCGGGGCACGGCGGTGCGACGGTCGTCGCGCGCGGGGACGCGTTCATGGTCGACGACTGGCTCGGGCTGCCGCCGATCTGA